From a single Populus trichocarpa isolate Nisqually-1 chromosome 17, P.trichocarpa_v4.1, whole genome shotgun sequence genomic region:
- the LOC18107357 gene encoding 60S ribosomal protein L7a-1 isoform X3: MEVPYAIVKGKSRLGAIVHKKTASVLCLTSVKNEDKLEFSKVLEAVKANFNDKFDEHRKKWGGGIMGSKSLAKTKAKERVLAKEAAQRMS; this comes from the exons ATGGAGGTTCCTTATGCAATCGTGAAGGGCAAGTCACGTCTTGGAGCG ATTGTCCACAAGAAAACAGCATCAGTTTTGTGCCTTACATCAGTGAAGAACGAGGATAAATTAGAATTTAGCAAGGTTTTGGAGGCAGTCAAG GCTAACTTCAACGACAAATTTGACGAGCACAGAAAGAAATGGGGTGGTGGCATCATGGGTTCCAAATCTCTGGCTAAGACCAAAGCTAAGGAGAGAGTCTTAGCCAAGGAGGCTGCACAGAGAATGTCATGA
- the LOC18107355 gene encoding 60S ribosomal protein L7a-2, translated as MAPKRGVKAPLAAKKKPEKVVNPLFEKRPKQFGIGGALPPKKDLTRFVKWPHVVRIQRQRRILKQRLKVPPAVNQFTKTLDKNLATQLFKLLLKYRPEDKAAKKERLLKRAQAAEEGKTVESKKPIVVKYGLNHVTYLIEQNKAQLVVIAHDVDPIELVVWLPALCRKMEVPYAIVKGKSRLGAIVHKKTASVLCLTSVKNEDKLEFSKVLEAVKANFNDKFDEHRKKWGGGIMGSKSLAKTKAKERVIAKEAAQRMS; from the exons ATG GCTCCCAAAAGAGGCGTGAAGGCCCCACTAGCAGCAAAGAAAAAACCT GAAAAGGTCGTAAATCCTCTGTTTGAGAAGCGACCAAAGCAGTTTGGAATTGGTGGTGCCCTTCCACCCAAGAAGGATTTGACTAGATTTGTCAAGTGGCCACATGTTGTTCGTATTCAGAGGCAAAGAAGGATTCTGAAACAGCGTTTGAAGGTTCCTCCTGCTGTTAACCAGTTCACAAAAACACTTGACAAGAACCTTG CCACACAGCTTTTTAAGTTGTTGCTAAAATATAGACCTGAGGACAAGGCTGCTAAGAAGGAAAGGCTTCTTAAAAGAGCACAAGCTGCAGAAGAGGGGAAGACTGTGGAATCAAAGAAGCCTATTGTCGTTAAATATGGTCTTAACCATGTAACTTACCTCATTGAGCAG AACAAGGCCCAGTTGGTTGTTATAGCTCATGATGTGGATCCAATTGAGCTTGTTGTCTGGTTGCCAGCTTTGTGCCGGAAAATGGAGGTTCCTTATGCAATCGTGAAGGGCAAATCACGTCTTGGAGCG attgtCCACAAGAAAACAGCATCAGTTTTGTGCCTTACATCAGTGAAGAATGAGGATAAATTGGAGTTTAGCAAGGTTTTGGAGGCAGTCaag GCTAACTTCAATGACAAGTTTGATGAGCACCGTAAGAAATGGGGGGGTGGCATCATGGGTTCCAAATCTCTGGCTAAGACCAAAGCTAAGGAGAGAGTCATAGCTAAGGAGGCTGCACAAAGAATGTCATGA
- the LOC18107356 gene encoding serpin-ZX, whose amino-acid sequence MEGQVQIPSGNVDTSFCLDMAFHIFLKEADGASNFVFSPFSFHCMLSLIAVGSSGSTLEQLLSFLKLKSLDELKSFASQAITSVLLPSNWSEDQTGSPIVSFVNGAWVDLSYRLKPSFQEVVKGVYCATTKEVDFVNEANQVLNDINSWVETETRGIIKNLLPSKCLGDDTTLVLANALYFKGTWDRKFDASKTKYNDFHLLGGQIVQVPFMTSKRYQRHLYGCFDGYKILKIPYQNGQDTRQFSMYFFLPEATDALHSLIQVFKSSPELYTMQFKLREEDLPEFWIPRFKFSFKFEASKTMKELGLELPFKAVGELSEMVDSAKSLFLSNVFHASCIEVNEEGTEAAASTAPRLIRQSRRLNPPSFVADHPFLFLIREEKSGMTLFIGAVINPLLVS is encoded by the exons ATGGAGGGCCAAGTACAGATCCCATCAGGAAATGTTGATACTAGCTTCTGCTTGGATATGGCATTCCATATTTTTCTGAAAGAAGCTGACGGCGCATCAAACTTTGTGTTCTCGCCTTTTTCGTTCCATTGTATGCTGAGCCTTATTGCTGTAGGCTCAAGTGGGTCTACCCTGGAGCAGCTGCTTTCATTTCTAAAACTAAAAAGCCTCGATGAGCTGAAATCTTTTGCTTCGCAGGCTATCACTTCTGTATTATTGCCATCAAACTGGAGCGAGGACCAAACCGGAAGTCCAATCGTGTCATTTGTCAATGGTGCTTGGGTGGATCTAAGTTATCGTTTGAAGCCTTCCTTTCAGGAGGTGGTGAAAGGCGTTTACTGTGCTACAACCAAAGAGGTTGACTTTGTAAATGAG GCTAATCAAGTGTTGAATGATATTAATTCGTGGGTGGAGACTGAAACCAGAGGAATCATCAAAAACCTTCTCCCTTCGAAGTGTTTGGGCGATGATACAACTTTAGTCCTTGCAAATGCACTCTACTTCAAAGGAACATGGGATCGGAAATTCGATGcatcaaaaactaaatataatgaCTTCCATCTTCTTGGTGGACAGATTGTTCAAGTTCCTTTCATGACCAGCAAGAGATACCAGAGACATCTTTATGGATGCTTTGATGGCTATAAGATTCTCAAAATTCCCTACCAAAATGGTCAAGACACCAGGCAATTCTCCATGTACTTCTTTCTTCCAGAAGCAACAGATGCCTTGCACAGTCTGATTCAAGTATTCAAATCCAGCCCTGAACTCTATACTATGCAATTCAAGTTACGAGAAGAGGATCTTCCTGAGTTTTGGATTCCAAGATTTAAGTTCTCATTCAAGTTTGAAGCCTCAAAAACTATGAAGGAATTGGGACTGGAACTACCTTTCAAGGCTGTTGGAGAACTGTCGGAGATGGTTGATTCTGCTAAGTCCCTGTTCTTGTCAAATGTATTTCATGCGTCCTGTATTGAGGTTAATGAAGAAGGCACGGAAGCAGCAGCTAGTACTGCTCCAAGATTGATTAGACAAAGTCGCCGGTTGAATCCTCCAAGTTTTGTAGCTGACCATCCTTTCTTATTCTTGATCAGGGAGGAGAAATCGGGAATGACACTCTTCATCGGAGCTGTGATCAACCCTCTCTTGGTGTCCTGA
- the LOC18107353 gene encoding leucine-rich repeat extensin-like protein 3: MPWFFIIFLLSCTFNNLSAEASHGKKLPSAVVVGTVFCDTCFQEAFSRNSHFISGASVAVECKDEESRPGFREEVKTDEHGEFKVHLPFSVSKHVKKIKRCSVKLLSSSEPFCAVASSATSSSLHLKSRKQGTHIFSSGFFTFKPEKQPILCNQKPSTENSREFSSRKASLPSIDNPTFPPPLQDPATPYLPPLNQNYLPPLPVLPKLPPLPQLPPLPPLPGLPLLPPIPGNTKKTKTSESFESTTLPDQKAVHHPNQFSFPTPPLFPPNTFQLPPLFPPNPIQPPPSPLFPFPPIPGLTPPPPPPLFPPNPIQPPPSPLFPFPPIPGLTPPPPPPPLFPPNPIQPPPSPLFPFPPIPGLTPPPHPPPPPPPFSLIPPLPLLPPLPPLPHLPPLIPGIPPASSSPQKTSP; the protein is encoded by the exons ATGCCTTGGTTTTTCATAATATTCCTTCTTAGTTGCACATTTAATAACCTCTCAGCAGAAGCTAGCCATGGAAAGAAACTTCCATCTGCAGTTGTCGTTGGCACTGTCTTCTGTGACACATGTTTCCAAGAGGCTTTCTCAAGGAACAGTCACTTCATTTCAG GTGCATCTGTTGCGGTAGAATGCAAAGATGAGGAATCAAGGCCAGGTTTTCGAGAAGAAGTGAAAACAGATGAGCACGGGGAATTCAAAGTTCATTTGCCTTTCTCAGTGAGCAAACATGTAAAGAAAATCAAGAGATGTTCAGTGAAGTTACTCAGCAGCAGTGAGCCTTTTTGTGCTGTGGCATCATCAGCAACTTCTTCATCGCTCCATCTCAAGTCAAGAAAGCAAGGAACACATATATTTTCATCTGGTTTTTTCACTTTCAAGCCTGAAAAACAGCCAATCTTATGCAATCAAAAACCAAGTACTGAAAATTCCAGGGAATTCAGTTCCAGAAAAGCCTCTCTACCCTCTATTGATAACCCAACATTCCCACCCCCACTTCAAGACCCAGCAACACCTTATCTCCCTCCTTTGAACCAGAACtatcttcctcctcttcctgtACTTCCAAAATTGCCACCATTACCACAACTCCCTCCTCTTCCACCTCTTCCAGGACTCCCTTTACTTCCACCTATTCCAGGAAATACCAAAAAGACCAAAACTTCAGAATCTTTTGAAAGCACAACATTACCAGATCAGAAAGCAGTGCACCATCCTAATCAGTTTTCCTTTCCAACACCACCACTTTTTCCGCCGAACACTTTTCAGCTTCCTCCACTATTTCCTCCTAACCCAATCCAACCTCCTCCATCACCATTGTTTCCATTCCCACCAATCCCTGGCCtaactcctcctcctcctcctccactatTTCCTCCTAACCCAATCCAGCCTCCTCCATCACCATTGTTTCCATTCCCACCAATCCCTGGCCtaactcctcctcctcctcctcctccactatTTCCTCCTAACCCAATCCAGCCTCCTCCATCACCATTGTTTCCATTCCCACCAATCCCTGGCCTaactcctcctcctcatcctcctccaccaccacctccctTCTCGCTTATTCCTCCATTACCTCTTCTCCCTCCTTTACCTCCTCTCCCCCATTTACCTCCTCTCATCCCAGGAATCCCCCCAGCCTCTTCATCTCCACAGAAAACTTCTCCTTGA
- the LOC18107357 gene encoding 60S ribosomal protein L7a-2 isoform X2 produces the protein MAPKRGVKAPLAAKKKPEKVVNPLFEKRPKQFGIGGALPPKKDLTRFVKWPHVVRIQRQRRILKQRLKVPPAVNQFTKTLDKNLATQLFKLLLKYRPEDKAAKKERLLKRAQAAEEGKTVESKKPIVVKYGLNHVTYLIEQNKAQLVVIAHDVDPIELVVWLPALCRKMEVPYAIVKGKSRLGAIVHKKTASVLCLTSVKNEDKLEFSKVLEAVKANFNDKFDEHRKKWGGGIMGSKSLAKTKAKERVLAKEAAQRMS, from the exons ATG GCTCCCAAAAGAGGTGTGAAGGCCCCGCTAGCAGCAAAGAAAAAACCT GAAAAGGTTGTGAATCCTTTGTTTGAGAAGCGACCAAAGCAGTTTGGAATTGGTGGTGCCCTTCCACCCAAGAAGGATTTGACTAGATTTGTAAAGTGGCCACATGTTGTTCGTATTCAGAGGCAAAGAAGGATTCTGAAACAGCGTTTGAAGGTCCCTCCTGCTGTTAACCAGTTCACAAAAACCCTTGACAAGAACCTTG CCACACAACTTTTTAAGTTGTTGCTAAAATATAGACCTGAGGACAAGGCTGCTAAGAAGGAAAGGCTTCTTAAAAGAGCACAAGCTGCTGAAGAGGGGAAGACTGTGGAATCAAAGAAGCCTATTGTCGTTAAATATGGTCTTAACCATGTTACTTACCTCATTGAGCAG AACAAGGCCCAGTTGGTGGTCATCGCACATGATGTGGATCCAATTGAGCTTGTTGTCTGGTTGCCAGCATTGTGCCGGAAAATGGAGGTTCCTTATGCAATCGTGAAGGGCAAGTCACGTCTTGGAGCG ATTGTCCACAAGAAAACAGCATCAGTTTTGTGCCTTACATCAGTGAAGAACGAGGATAAATTAGAATTTAGCAAGGTTTTGGAGGCAGTCAAG GCTAACTTCAACGACAAATTTGACGAGCACAGAAAGAAATGGGGTGGTGGCATCATGGGTTCCAAATCTCTGGCTAAGACCAAAGCTAAGGAGAGAGTCTTAGCCAAGGAGGCTGCACAGAGAATGTCATGA